A stretch of DNA from Ochotona princeps isolate mOchPri1 chromosome 13, mOchPri1.hap1, whole genome shotgun sequence:
ggagaccaggaagaggctcctggctcctggctttggatcagctcagccacttTTTTTggatcattgtagccacttgggattgaaccagtaggtggaaggtctttctctgtctctccttctctttgtaaagctgccttcccaatggaaataaattatctttttttaaaaaaagaaagagaaaaattgaagCCACAGGAAGCTCTCTCTGCATTGCCGTGGCATTCTCTAACACCTCACTTCCTCAGAACCTTTGGTCCTAGCTACTGCCGAGACACAGTGGGAAGAAGGGGTGACGCTTTCATCCCCAACTTCTCCTTACAATCCAGTGAAGACCAGCAGCAGACTGTTGGGAAAGTGAAGGGTGGCTACTGGGAAGACCCTGTAATCCCAAAGGTAACAATCCCTTCACACAAGTCTGacacagtccagcctgatgctgggATGGAACATCTGGTCAaccccttccccatctctgctCTTCTTTGACCTCGCTGCCCATGGTTATAACCTAGGTCGTACTTACATCTCATATGGTTTCAGCAGTGCCCTCCTGGCCTGCTCTGTGATGTTCACAAAGTCCTTGTAGCAGTTTCTGGCCATGACATTGTACCTCGTGGCACAGCCAAGTTCAGTGACACTGGCTCTGGGCAGGTAGCCTGCCCAGCCAGGGATGGGCGGCTCCTCGGGAGGTTTCCTTATGTATTTGCACTCTGTAAAACAGATACCATGCTGTCCCATTGAGAAGCCACATAGTGGACAGGGGACTCTAACCCAGGGCGGATCTCAGCCTGGGGATGCAGCATAGGACAGCGACTGGTACCACCACATGCAAATCCCAACGTAGCAGGTGCTTTGGCAGTTCTCTGGTTATCCCATGCAGTGTGGGAGCATGGTCTTAACATTCCCTCCACCAATGGTAGGTTATTAAGGCCTGGAGGGAGTGAAAGGAGACTTGGCCAAGGCCACACTGACAGCTAAAAAATGCTGTAGGGCCAGCCGGATGCAATTCCCAatcatctgcttctctctctcctagATGACTAAGTACTGAATGTGAGTGTGTGAATTAGTATGTGGGTTAGGTGACAAAATAGAGTTCGAAATAGTATGTTGTTTTTATAAGAATAAAGCAGTGAAAGGCAGATTGTTCAAGTCTCTTAATGGTGCTGGAAGGTAATAGAACTGCTGCTGATGGAGTGCCTGGATTGGGTAAGTAGCTCTGGCTCCCAACggacttcctgctggtgcaggccttcaaggcacctgccacccacatggacacAATGCCCATCTCCTGGTCCTCAGCCTGGGACTGTTgagggaatttgggaagtgaaccagtgttggGAGCACTCTGTCTCCCAAATTTTGGAAAGAAGGAAACAAGGAcggtggggcgggggggagggaaggaaggggagaagagggtgggaaaaggaggagagatgggaagaaAAGATACTGAGTGTTTGCGTTTTGCATGGCAGCCTGGAGTCTTGAAATCGTGCTGGGTTTTGCATTGTCTTAGGTCACTCAGTGATTACTGCGCTCTACCTTGAAAGCAGGGGTGAAGGGGAAACGGGTGAGGGGAGCCCGTACCCAGACTTAAGGGGTGGTACTTCCGGTAGTAGTCATACACGGCCTGCTGCACCGTCTCCTCCGAGCACACGGGCTTCAGTCTGGGGGTAGCGGCCACCTTGCAGTGCAGCTCCTGCAGCCGGGCTTTGTACCTGCGCGTGCTCTCCTGGAAGGTTTTCAGGCAGTGGCCCATGTCTTCCTCGCTGGAGGCTCCCTCGCAGCTAACATACGGCACAAAGCCTGCAAAAGCCAGTGGGGTCACAGCCTTGACCAAGGCTGGCTGGGTGTGCAGAATCCGCTTAAACTGCCCCAAATGTGGGCATCCGCCcactcagcacttcctccctgaGGCCAACAAAGCTGCATTTCCTCCAAGGCCATTAGCACAAGCAGGGCTGTTGTTTCCTCCATGGCTGGGCCCTCCCAAGGCCACCAGAAAAATGACcttggggctggggcagacagGCCTGCTCTTTGCTAGCACAGCCCCTTGATGTCAGCCTGCATGGCAAATGGGGAAAGCGTTTAATGGGCCAAAATGACTGGCTAAGGAGCCCCGGAAATTATTCCTCTTTCTAGAGAGAGAAAGCTTATTTTCCCTGACACTTCCCAAGTATAATTTGGGATCTTTCCTGCCGGACCATCAGGAAATTGAGGGCTTATTAAAAGCAGAGAGCTGTTACTCACAAAGGTAAATTCTTTTATCTGTAAGACCCACCCCCAGGACAATTTTGCACCATTTCCACCCACTAACAGATAAGCATCGCAAGTATTACCGGTGGGGCACAACTCTTGGTTTAAACTGGAGGCTGAATCCTCAGCAGTATAATGCTGTGGCCATAAAATCACTTTTTAAGagattaaatgagaaaaacaggTTAAGAACTGAGCTTTAAAtgacaaaagtgtgtgtgtgtgtgtgttcattagGGACAGACCAATGTTTTTCCCTTGGCTCCAATGTCAGGAAAGTCAGGTTTCCAAGCTGATGGCGATaaccctctccccaacccctgcGACAAACCACCCCCAGAGGAACCACACTGCTGATCCTGTTGGTGCTGCAAGTCCTCCAGCTGCCACTGCATCGCCCAGTCCTTGGGGAATCACAAATAGTCATTCCACAGAAACCCAGGGGGTCCAGGCACAGTCCCTTCATTCCATGCGAGCAGGCCCTACTTTGGCCTGTAAATATTTTATGAGAGTATACACATACATGGTGGAagggcgcgcacacacacacacagaggagggggtggagggaacACAGACCACCTTCACAGGATCTCGCTAAGGACCATCTGTTGGCTCTGCTAAACCTTAAAACAATCCATAAAATCCTATGGAGTGGATTGAGGTGTAGCCTTGCAGCCCTAATGCCTGAACCCCGGGAATGTGAGCTATTTGGAAGTAAGATCTTTGCAATGCAATTAGGTCAACGAGTTAGAAAGAAGATCCTTCTGGATCTGGGGTAGGACCTAAACCAAGAAACTGGTACCTTCagtgtgaaaggagagagatttGAGACACAGCGACACAGGGACACCGTGGGGAAAGAccccaggaagagggagagagccaAGAGCACCCACGGAGCCAACGATGCAGGACTGTGTCCTGGCGCCAGCACAGCCCTTCCCTACAGCCTGACTGCAGAGCCTCCAGGTCTACAAGCAAAAAAGATCCTGTTGCTTTGGAACATCCAGTTTCGGGTGATTGGCTATAGTCATTCTGGACTACACCCCTGCTCTAGAGTTGTCTGCTGGCTACAGAGAGAGGTTCCTCTCTTACAGTTGTACACTGGGCAGCCAGGGACCTGAAGCTTGGTGCAACAGGGTCCAAATCCTGCTTTCTCACCTGGCCAGGAGCACAGAGTACAGCTGGGACTATTCCCCAGCACCACCTCCTCCAGACTGTATGTGAGAGCGGGGAGCCTTTGCGGACCACAGAACCTGCCACTGCGGGGATGCTGTGAGGTTGTAAGCTCCCAGCAGCTCAGGAGGTGGAGGATGAAGAACTTTTAGGTCAGGTGAACAGCTCTTTTGGTTTTGCAGCTGCAAGACTTTCAATGTTTACCATCATGGCAGCCCTAGGACAATTGGGGCCCTTGGTCACCTTCCTCTGAGGGATCACAGAAGAGCATGACAATGTAATTTGGTAGGGACAGAGAGCCCCACCTGGGAAGGACAGACCCCGGCTTATTTGTGTCTTCAGAATCTTTTGTCTATCCTGGTCCAGACTCACCCATCAGGCATTCAGTGTTCCCTGCATCCCAGGCTACCTCTGGGAACTCAGCTATTGAGGATCAGCACTTTGTTAAACACCAGAGCACTTGCACAGAGCTGGTTGGCCAGGTAGGCATGGATAGTGGGCAGGACAAGAACTCAGCCCGAAGCCACCATTCTCCTGCCAACCATGTCCACACTTACCACTGTAGCCTGGTGTGATTGGCAGCGTTCTCATGAAGGTCTTAGAAGACTCCATGATTTTTGTTCTCTGTCTTCTTCAAGGTGAAGTGGAATGAAATTGTCTCATCAAAAGTCCCTGGCTGCAGAGCTTCCTAGAgctcagaaaggaagaaagattttGTC
This window harbors:
- the SPMIP5 gene encoding uncharacterized protein C10orf82 homolog; the protein is MESSKTFMRTLPITPGYSGFVPYVSCEGASSEEDMGHCLKTFQESTRRYKARLQELHCKVAATPRLKPVCSEETVQQAVYDYYRKYHPLSLECKYIRKPPEEPPIPGWAGYLPRASVTELGCATRYNVMARNCYKDFVNITEQARRALLKPYEISYGMSTPLPTPPPPEVLIHQGLLPRHPDFSVPDGSCPVLQRPLRQDVSTPVTCGCAQRPDAWYRGKLYLQPLSSATYAEC